ACCCATGGCATTTGctcgctttctctctctccaattctcACCCCATACTTTTGCCTCTGCAACTGCACGTTCTCTATCAAAATCTCGGTTGAAATTCCTTGGTGTTTCCCTTGCATGAACAGGGCTATCCCTCTGAACTTCCTGCCTTTCCAATTCATCTAAGCCCCACTTCCTTCCAGACCCACCACTGGGTTCACCCGTTCCAGTCTCTGCCCCTAAGCTTACTCCCCGAACAGGGTCTCTGTGTCTCCTGTCAGGAGAATTCTGATGGGGTGAGTGAGAATGTCGACCAAAACGTCCAGCTTCATCTAGGCTGTCAGACCCGCCGCCCATGGTCTTTCGGTCGTCCCTGTGCCTGGGAGTAGATGGACCAACTCTGCTACTGGCAGAAGCGGCATTCGGATCATATGTTTGGGAAGCTAAATATGTCAGAGCAGTCACGACATCTCCTATTAGAGGCCGTGTAGCAGCTTGCTCCTGCAAACACATGGCTGCAACAGCAAGAGCTTGGTAAAGTCCCCTCATTGGATAACGGCCTTGCAATAAAGGGTCAGCCATTTTGGGAAACTTCCTACGGTCCTTGAAAAGCGGTCGTGCCTGCAATCGCAAGAAATGGCTTAGTAAaccatttttttattcattaattaaaaaagtattcacatttattattttatgtgaaaGAACAAATTTTGAGGGAACTAAATCAGTCAAAGGAATgatgaaaaactgaaaaaagaaaCACTTTTACCCATGCAACAAGATTGTGTTCTCCAGGAGCTCTAGTGTTGTCTATTGCCTTGCGCCCTGTGATCAATTCAAGGAAGACTACACCAAAACTGTAAACATCAGATTTCAAAGTGAGTTGACCTGTCATAGCATACTCAGGAGCACAATAGCCATAAGTTCCCATAACTCGTGTGGAAACATGAGTCTTGTCTCCAACAGGACCCAGCTTTGCAAGCCCAAAATCTGACAACTTCGGGTGAAAACCTTCATCAAGAAGGATGTTAGATGACTTGAAATCCCTGTAAATGACAGGGGGGTTTGCTTTATCATGTAGATACTCCAAACCCTTGGCTGCACCAGCTGCAATCCTCATCCTTGTATTCCAGTCTAAAGGCTCCTTGTCTGGAGGAAGATCTGAAAAAAGGTGTAGTAGGTAACTAGATAAGTATTGTAGTTGATGAGCAAAAGCTTCATTCTTTTAATTGTAATAACATATCTTTATATTCTACATCACCCAATAAGTTATGCTAGATTGGCTTATTATACCATCCAttcatatatataaaagagagagagagagagagagagagagagagaggggtcaaccaacagttttttttttttctttcgttgTTTGATTGATGACAGAAAATTTTATCAGAAAGAAAACTGAAACACAACATAGATCCCAAATAACATTCATGTATGATATTACAACTAAAAGCTGCATAAAAAAATTGATCCAGACTTTTATTCTATCTCATCTCTTCTACAGGAAAACTAAAACGTGACCTAGTTCTCGAAGTGATACTTGTCGTCACTTAATTCTATTTTAAAGAACATTGTTCTATGACGTGATTCATGTCCAAACTAGACACTTTATTCCTAAATTGCTAATATCACATCCTGATTAACAGTGCACAATAGGCAATGCCAGATCCATTATAATGGGGTatgtcttaccaaaaaaaaaaattaatggggTATGCTAATCATATAAAAGCATAAAGCTTATATACGAAAATAATTagattttataaataaaatcgAATTTAATTAAACCGTACACATTTGAAACTGTCCTAGGAACCGCACCAAGGTAGTTCTGCTGCTCCAATTCGCTACAAATTCAAGCAGGCACCAACAAAAGTGCTATAAGCCTATAACTTAATGCAGCATAGACAATGAGTTAAACTAGTCTGGTGAGAGTAAAACTAATAGACACTGTCCAATGTTGGCTAGAGATAACATGTAAAAGCTAAAACTATAAGAGAAAAGCAGGATTCTAACCACCTCTGcaaccctttttttcttttgggtgcataagctGCTATTGTCCTCACAAACTCATGGCTGTGGGAATGTATTCCAACTAATTGAGATATAGATTGCCGGGGTAAGAAATTATGCTATGACATGGTCTAAAATAGGAAGTTGATGAAGTTTCCCAAATACTCATGGTTAATGAAGGTGATGAGGTGCAAATTTCCTCGATAAAGCACAAAATGGAAACCTGATGAGAGAAAGAAActtgattgatgttatttgttTCTTATATCGACATTCACCTCAAAGAAAGAGGATCCCCCCTCTCCTTACATGAAAGGATATGGAACAAAATCATTCCCTCAACGAACTGACAAAATCTCACATATTGATATAAAAACATAGAACtaagcagaaaaaaaaatgaagcaatCAATAACTTTAGACGCCAATCATAAACCAATCTTTATGCAGTATCTAATTAATAAGCAATGGCTCTCaatcatcttgtttctctttgtgaGCAGTTAGTTACCATTCAATGCCTATCAAAATCTTAAGAGAGAACCATCTTAAGAGATGACTGTACACAAAATCTCAAAAGTAATCAGCTAACCCTTCTTGAGAGGACCTAAAAAGGCACAGATGATGACAGTGAAAACTAAATCCAACATAACACACGCCAAGAAGAAACAATGCTTCCCACCAAGTAGCAGTCAAAGTTGAATGTGATAGTAAGAAGTTCTGAGTAAGTAGTAGCCATGGTTTGTGCTGTCTGTGACTGACAAGAGGTGAATGCCAGACTATAATGGAATAAAAAGACTGCAATTTCAGTAAAATTAACAACGGAAGGGGAGTAGGTAAGATTGATGATCAAGAAATTACCCAGAGTAACCATTTTCCTTACCTTGGTTTGATAATAAACTGATAAACAAGGACATCAAAACAGAAGATGCCACTTTAAAATTAAAGCAAGCTGGATGCTGAGGAGAAGAGATTTTGAATGTTGTATTTTTACTCATTcccttaaaactaaaataaaatttttaagtCCGCTAAAACATTGGCAATGATATATGGAGCTGAATGCGAAACAATAAAGAAACgaaaaaagacaaaatatatataatgagTACAACTGATAAGAGGAAATTGAGAACATACAACACTAGGAAGGATTAGACAGAGGACTGCATTTAACAAAACTTTAGAGTTGCAACAGTAAGAAAAAAGATGAGGGGAAATTAATTGAGATGGTTCAGCCATGCACAACAATCATCATATAATGCAGAGGTTTATGTATATGAACATCGGAGGTgttaaaaggagaaagaaaaagctaaAGATGTCAGTGCAGAAGAATGACATCAATCGTTAAGAGCAGATATAGCATCAAGTAGAGTGAAATGGCATGGAAAAATTTCGTGTAGATGACCCAAAGCTGTTGGGAATAAGAATTGGAGTGAAgtagatttatttttatttagttcaatACACATTGGGTGTTACTTTTATTGATGTGGACAATGCATTGCTGTCCTAAAGCGATGCTAGAGTATAGTAGATTAGTAGGCAAGAGCAAAGATGCATCAGCTTGACCAAATTCCAGATTCttgtgcaattatcagaagggATAAGGATAGTTCCaatgttttttcaaaaccttaaagTGGAATCCTGAACCGTACATGCCTTAGGTCTACAATTTATCATATTATATAATTTCGAAGGACATTTAAGTATGAGAAGCAGTCTAACCATGTAAATGATCCTCCAATGATCCTAACGGCAAAAACTCATAAACAAGGAGGCGTTGGTCTCCATCGGCACAATAGCCAATCAAATTCACAAGGTTAGGATGATGCAAGAGGCTAAGCATGAGAACCTCCACCAGAAATTCTCTGTTCCCCTGAAGGCCATTCCTGTCTAGCTGTTTCACAGCAACTACCTGCAAGAACAGCCATTTCAAATAAATCAGAGAGCACAGGGCATGACTGATGGATAAGTACACTAATATAAGcattttttgttcaatgctCTGTACAATGCACATGGTATACCAGGGAGTCAAGAGACAAAGTTCAGGTTGCCTATGATTAACATGTTTTACCATTTACCAATAAATAAGATTAGTTCCAACTGACCTGTCCAGTGCTTTCCAATCGACCCTTATATACTCGCCCAAATCCTCCTTCACCCAAAAGACAATCTTGCCTAAAGTTCTTTGTGGCAGCAGCAAGCTCTCGAAAGGTGAAAGTCTGTGCAGCAATATGAGCAGTTGGGCCATCTTTAGGAATTGAGGTTTCCTTCTTAGATTCAGAACCACTCCGAGATCTTGATTTTTCTGCTACTCCGTAAAGATAATATAAACCATAGCATGCACaaaaggaggaggggggggggagaacagGGAGAAACCCAGTGTCAGTAAGAAAGCAAAAGGAAtaagaatggaagaaagaaagtTTCAAGCAATGAGATGTAATTCCAAATTATTGGGGATGCAGGTTAGACAGATAACCGGCCAGTAGAGTCTCCTTGCTATATCCTAATTcaaaaccacccaaaaaaaagaaggtgaaaGCTATTACCATGTATCCCTATCAGTTTAGCTACTTGACTTGCATTTCCTCACCCACACAAAATTCAGAGATTACCTAAATATAGTAGTGCATGATGAATATTGGTCAAAACTCAAATGGAAATTGCGTTCCAAAACTCTCCAAAGGTATACAATTTAGATGTATTTAACCAGTATCTTCCTGGTCAaacaagaagagggagaaacTCATCCAATCCAAGAATTAGAAGCAAAACATTCATCAGAAGCTTCTTCATCACCGCATTTAACGTTCAATTAAGCATAAAATCAAGGAACATGAATACAGAAGAAATAACAAACGAGTCACAAAACCAAGTATAGATCTCCCAAtattgatcaaaaccaaaaatttagaaacaaactGAACATGACCAAAcggaaaggaaaaagaatacaaagaaTAACTAAAAAGCAGAACCCGGCGGACTAGCAATTCATCCAAGAATATTGACCTCAGAAGGTACAAAAGCCCAACTAGCACACAGCCTAGACCAAAATAAAGAACATAGAAATCAATCAGATCAAAATGGTACCAAATTCTAACACCAACCCATCTCATAATTTATCAAAACTACACAAAATTCAACACCGATGACGCGTCTCACAGTAATCGCCAGTAAGAACTAAGacgaacaaaaaaaattcaattcatgcccattaaaaatatataagaaaaaacccataaaagtaaaACCAAAGGGAAATTACCAGAACTGACTCTGCTCAGATGATGAGATTGAGCAGTTGAGGCTGAACCCTCTTTTACAGAATCTTGCTTCGAAACTTCAATTACACCGTTACTTTCTTCCTTATTCGGCGATCCAAAGCATGGAAAGCACCCGCCCATCTCAAATCGAAAaccccagaaaaaaaaagaagaaaaaaagggaaaaaacaagCAAAACACTTGGATCTTCTTCAACAACCACTCCTCATTTTTTCGCAAACCATCGAAAAATTCCAACACTTCCTTCCTTGTTCTCTTTCCTTGAAGAGCGATCTTCACTGAAGGAACTTGTTCAAACTGTAACGCTCAGAGTCACCCAAACAGAGACGAAAAAGATCATCATCAGTGAGAAGCAGTAGATCAAAAAATCCGGATGACATAGATAGTAAAAAAGCTTAAAAgcagagcaagagagagaaggtaaaagaaagaataaataaataaaataacacgaaatattgaaataaatagagaagaaatattgaaataaatagagaaggagagagagagagagagagagagagagagagagagagagagagagagtttggttaaaagtttaaaaacatAATTATTGACTTTTATTGTAGATTAACTAATTTAATTACTggtaaaataggaaaattaGAGAATCGAGATTCTAAGATATCTCTTGGAATCTACGGAAATGGcgaatggtttttttttcttctaagttgacgattttaccctttttaaaattaataaatttgttttaaagGAAGGTAAAGGGTAAGGTAttattttctaccaaaaaaaacaaaaaaaaaagggtaaggtattattattattatttttttgggtagaggtaaggtattattattattgtataaAGAAATGACAGTTGCGAGGGTGGGACCCACTCCCGTTATTAGATTTTTAGAGTTGTGTTTCACACTAAACATATGCTTAAAATATTGAGTGGTTATGATTGATCTGGTACAACATCTGTGTACTTTATTATTACTTTGAAGGATTATGAGCCGTTGGTTGGGGCTATGATTGCTAAGTTGATGACATCATGGCCCTTGATCCAACGCTTTgtattatcatcatcattcatGGGTTAAAGTTGTTTTACCATTAGGTTTACCCCCtactcccccttcccccccaccccaaaaaaaaccatttttattcattataaaattatttctattatttttacagttaaatattaaaatttttttataaaatatattttattttctagagaaatatttgcatttctcttgcaaccaaaTAGAGCCTAATATAGAGGGTGTGGAACGTGGGAGGCCATTCCCATCTAGAACGTCTTCATTTTGTCATgtaatttgatgatttgattATTCTCATCCTCAAACCGACGAATAGATAGAGAATTTTTTGAATCCATCACATATAAGaggactgaaaaaaaaaaaaaaaaagagaaggagagagaaggggaaaaaaaattcctcaatgAGATGATAATAATACATTGACATCGTAGGGAACCTTTTTCTCCTATCCTTAATGGGCATTATGGAAGGGATGCCTATTCAGAATAAAATCCTGTACAATGTGGGCATCTTGCGGTGCACATCAATTTGGGCTTGAGAGTTTGAcatgtggaagaagcttcatccaaggGTGTGAGCTTGATGCAaggtagggttttttttctttttctttcttctcgagctcggtatcgttggatgt
The sequence above is a segment of the Telopea speciosissima isolate NSW1024214 ecotype Mountain lineage chromosome 7, Tspe_v1, whole genome shotgun sequence genome. Coding sequences within it:
- the LOC122669041 gene encoding serine/threonine-protein kinase PBL27-like isoform X2, with product MGGCFPCFGSPNKEESNGVIEVSKQDSVKEGSASTAQSHHLSRVSSAEKSRSRSGSESKKETSIPKDGPTAHIAAQTFTFRELAAATKNFRQDCLLGEGGFGRVYKGRLESTGQVVAVKQLDRNGLQGNREFLVEVLMLSLLHHPNLVNLIGYCADGDQRLLVYEFLPLGSLEDHLHDLPPDKEPLDWNTRMRIAAGAAKGLEYLHDKANPPVIYRDFKSSNILLDEGFHPKLSDFGLAKLGPVGDKTHVSTRVMGTYGYCAPEYAMTGQLTLKSDVYSFGVVFLELITGRKAIDNTRAPGEHNLVAWARPLFKDRRKFPKMADPLLQGRYPMRGLYQALAVAAMCLQEQAATRPLIGDVVTALTYLASQTYDPNAASASSRVGPSTPRHRDDRKTMGGGSDSLDEAGRFGRHSHSPHQNSPDRRHRDPVRGVSLGAETGTGEPSGGSGRKWGLDELERQEVQRDSPVHARETPRNFNRDFDRERAVAEAKVWGENWRERKRANAMGSFNGTNEQP
- the LOC122669041 gene encoding serine/threonine-protein kinase PBL27-like isoform X1, giving the protein MGGCFPCFGSPNKEESNGVIEVSKQDSVKEGSASTAQSHHLSRVSSVAEKSRSRSGSESKKETSIPKDGPTAHIAAQTFTFRELAAATKNFRQDCLLGEGGFGRVYKGRLESTGQVVAVKQLDRNGLQGNREFLVEVLMLSLLHHPNLVNLIGYCADGDQRLLVYEFLPLGSLEDHLHDLPPDKEPLDWNTRMRIAAGAAKGLEYLHDKANPPVIYRDFKSSNILLDEGFHPKLSDFGLAKLGPVGDKTHVSTRVMGTYGYCAPEYAMTGQLTLKSDVYSFGVVFLELITGRKAIDNTRAPGEHNLVAWARPLFKDRRKFPKMADPLLQGRYPMRGLYQALAVAAMCLQEQAATRPLIGDVVTALTYLASQTYDPNAASASSRVGPSTPRHRDDRKTMGGGSDSLDEAGRFGRHSHSPHQNSPDRRHRDPVRGVSLGAETGTGEPSGGSGRKWGLDELERQEVQRDSPVHARETPRNFNRDFDRERAVAEAKVWGENWRERKRANAMGSFNGTNEQP
- the LOC122669041 gene encoding serine/threonine-protein kinase PBL27-like isoform X3, which encodes MGGCFPCFGSPNKEESNGVIEVSKQDSVKEGSASTAQSHHLSRVSSEKSRSRSGSESKKETSIPKDGPTAHIAAQTFTFRELAAATKNFRQDCLLGEGGFGRVYKGRLESTGQVVAVKQLDRNGLQGNREFLVEVLMLSLLHHPNLVNLIGYCADGDQRLLVYEFLPLGSLEDHLHDLPPDKEPLDWNTRMRIAAGAAKGLEYLHDKANPPVIYRDFKSSNILLDEGFHPKLSDFGLAKLGPVGDKTHVSTRVMGTYGYCAPEYAMTGQLTLKSDVYSFGVVFLELITGRKAIDNTRAPGEHNLVAWARPLFKDRRKFPKMADPLLQGRYPMRGLYQALAVAAMCLQEQAATRPLIGDVVTALTYLASQTYDPNAASASSRVGPSTPRHRDDRKTMGGGSDSLDEAGRFGRHSHSPHQNSPDRRHRDPVRGVSLGAETGTGEPSGGSGRKWGLDELERQEVQRDSPVHARETPRNFNRDFDRERAVAEAKVWGENWRERKRANAMGSFNGTNEQP